In one Podarcis muralis chromosome 7, rPodMur119.hap1.1, whole genome shotgun sequence genomic region, the following are encoded:
- the ZCCHC17 gene encoding zinc finger CCHC domain-containing protein 17 isoform X2: MEVIPELYDIFQGEVASVTEYGAFIKIPGTRKQGLVHKSHMSNCRVDQPSELVDVGEKVWVKLIGKEKTDEKLKLSLSMKVVNQGTGKDLDPNNVTLDQDARKKGSFKDYTSQKITLEAVLNTVCKKCGCPARRDQVYSDSRG; encoded by the exons ATGGAAGTAATTCCAGAACTCTATGATATTTTCCAAGGAGAG GTTGCTTCTGTGACAGAATATGGAGCATTCATTAAAATTCCAGGAACTAGGAAACAAG GCCTTGTACACAAAAGTCACATGTCAAACTGCAGGGTGGACCAACCCTCAGAGTTGGTGGATGTGGGAGAAAAAGTGTGGGTGAAACTTATAGGAAAAGAG AAGACAGATGAGAAGTTAAAATTGTCTCTTTCGATGAAGGTTGTTAATCAAGGAACTGGAAAAGACCTGGACCCCAACAATGTGACCCTCGA TCAAGATGCACGGAAGAAAGGCTCATTCAAAGACTACACCAGCCAGAAGATCACTCTAGAAGCAGTCTTAAACACAGTTTGCAAAAAGTGTGGCTGTCCAG CCAGGAGGGACCAAGTATACTCTGATTCCAGAGGATGA
- the ZCCHC17 gene encoding zinc finger CCHC domain-containing protein 17 isoform X1 has product MEVIPELYDIFQGEVASVTEYGAFIKIPGTRKQGLVHKSHMSNCRVDQPSELVDVGEKVWVKLIGKEKTDEKLKLSLSMKVVNQGTGKDLDPNNVTLDQDARKKGSFKDYTSQKITLEAVLNTVCKKCGCPGHFAKDCFVQPGGTKYTLIPEDEEIPPEEEKKAHKSEDFVKKRKKEKKRKKKHKSKTPSELGDSDSGESDADDVQPSRKKAKRTEKASASQKRKKKKHHKKKHKD; this is encoded by the exons ATGGAAGTAATTCCAGAACTCTATGATATTTTCCAAGGAGAG GTTGCTTCTGTGACAGAATATGGAGCATTCATTAAAATTCCAGGAACTAGGAAACAAG GCCTTGTACACAAAAGTCACATGTCAAACTGCAGGGTGGACCAACCCTCAGAGTTGGTGGATGTGGGAGAAAAAGTGTGGGTGAAACTTATAGGAAAAGAG AAGACAGATGAGAAGTTAAAATTGTCTCTTTCGATGAAGGTTGTTAATCAAGGAACTGGAAAAGACCTGGACCCCAACAATGTGACCCTCGA TCAAGATGCACGGAAGAAAGGCTCATTCAAAGACTACACCAGCCAGAAGATCACTCTAGAAGCAGTCTTAAACACAGTTTGCAAAAAGTGTGGCTGTCCAG GTCATTTTGCAAAAGATTGCTTCGTGCAGCCAGGAGGGACCAAGTATACTCTGATTCCAGAGGATGAAGAAATCCctccagaagaagaaaagaaggcaCATAAATCTGAAGATTTTGTgaagaagagaaaaaag gaaaaaaagagaaaaaagaaacacaagagCAAAACTCCTTCCGAACTGGGGGATTCTGACAGTGGTGAGTCAGATGCTGATGATGTTCAGCCATCAAGGAAGAAAGCAAAACGGACTGAAAAAGCTAGCGCATCCCAAAAgcgaaaaaagaagaagcatcaTAAGAAGAAGCACAAGGACTGA